Proteins encoded together in one Geothermobacter hydrogeniphilus window:
- the xthA gene encoding exodeoxyribonuclease III encodes MKIVSFNVNGIRARLHQLAALVESHAPDIIGLQETKVRDVEFPVDAIHDLGYRVVFHGQKSHYGVALLSKQEAKNPRKGFPGEDDDAQRRCVMGDFALADGRMLRVINGYFPQGESREHPTKFPAKRDFYVNLQAFLDQACDPAGPLVVLGDMNVAPFDSDIGIGSDNAKRWLRTGKCSFLPEERQWHEQLRGWGLVDSYRQLHPDIDDRFSWFDYRSRGFDRDPKRGLRIDQLLVTAPLAEKLTGAGIDYEIRGMEKPSDHCPCWAEFDLDLAP; translated from the coding sequence ATGAAAATCGTATCCTTCAATGTCAACGGCATCCGCGCCCGGCTGCACCAGTTGGCGGCGCTGGTGGAGAGTCACGCGCCCGATATCATCGGCCTGCAGGAGACCAAGGTGCGGGATGTCGAGTTTCCCGTCGATGCCATCCATGACCTCGGTTACCGGGTCGTCTTTCACGGTCAGAAGAGCCATTACGGGGTGGCGCTGCTCTCGAAACAGGAGGCGAAGAATCCCCGCAAGGGGTTCCCCGGTGAAGACGATGATGCCCAGCGGCGCTGCGTGATGGGTGATTTTGCTCTTGCCGACGGCCGCATGCTGCGGGTGATCAACGGTTACTTCCCCCAGGGGGAGAGCCGCGAACATCCGACCAAGTTTCCTGCCAAGCGGGACTTCTACGTCAACCTGCAGGCTTTTCTCGATCAGGCATGTGACCCTGCCGGACCGCTGGTGGTGCTGGGCGACATGAACGTCGCGCCATTCGACAGCGACATCGGCATCGGTTCGGATAATGCGAAACGCTGGCTGCGGACCGGCAAGTGTTCCTTTCTGCCTGAAGAGCGGCAGTGGCACGAGCAGCTGCGCGGCTGGGGACTGGTTGACAGTTACCGGCAGCTGCATCCCGACATCGACGATCGCTTCAGCTGGTTCGATTACCGCTCGCGCGGCTTCGATCGCGATCCGAAACGCGGTCTGCGCATCGACCAGCTGCTGGTAACGGCGCCCCTGGCCGAAAAGCTGACCGGAGCCGGCATCGACTATGAAATCCGCGGCATGGAGAAGCCGTCGGATCATTGCCCGTGCTGGGCGGAGTTCGACCTGGACCTGGCCCCTTGA